A stretch of the Pseudorasbora parva isolate DD20220531a chromosome 13, ASM2467924v1, whole genome shotgun sequence genome encodes the following:
- the LOC137038475 gene encoding uncharacterized protein: MSMAHMMGERGDSGRSRSRRAAFSQTAGREIWRLCSDDRDLLPDPTQILALSRYLAPPSLSEFSVSVSTGQADRRKMAWQSGGQQSSDDDEHPLNSTSSKCSCMDSGHSRSRSGSDSFDWSCPPLPGQVPVEPTGTSNARNVQGAMEASPLNKTSTGQADRTLQSGSTQSSDDDEHPFSSSSSSSKCSCIGHFGSRRTASTDSSLGIMSSLSLSSRGSFNVIWRWSGDGLDSRSEQGRSDSFDWSCPPLPGQVPVEPTGTSNGRNVQGAMEASPLNKTSTGQADRTLQSGSTQSSDDDEHPFSSSSSSSKCSCIGHFGSRRTASTDSSLGIMSSLSLSSRGSFNVIWRWSGDGLDSRSEQGRSDSFDWSCPPLPGQVPVEPTGTSNARNVQGAMEASPLNKTSTENPPGCGKWKRIRSFFTRVWKAMKSPVCCCLSSAVDVVEPFSPDPEPSSSASDHSAVKPNDESFESLYNVGEMLGSGGFGSVYKGTRKSDGKKVAIKQLSKIENNRYLYIPGHPKPLVTEVALLLMMRRKPISPLIIQLYEWFEHPGKFTLVMEFPEPCMSLRDYIVRKPVLYEPTARFIMRQALLAVQVCIEHGVFHNDIHAQNFLVNERTLELKLIDFGCGQLFSNDGYESKTYIGLPYYYPPEVLTEPRFHAIPANVWALGVLLYTMVHVSHPFANSKDIRRAKIPFMYYNLSKRNNILAVLGGGLELET; the protein is encoded by the exons ACTCAGGCCGCTCTAGATCCAGAAGAGCTGCCTTCTCTCAGACGGCTGGTCGGGAGATTTGGAGACTCTGTTCTGATGACCGCGATCTGCTGCCAGACCCGACCCAGATCCTGGCGCTTTCCAGATATTTAGCACCTCCGTCTCTGTCTGaattttctgtttctgtgtccACAGGTCAGGCGGACAGGAGGAAGATGGCGTGGCAGAGCGGAGGCCAGCAGAGCTCAGATGATGATGAACATCCCCTCAATTCAACTTCATCTAAATGCTCTTGCATGG ACTCAGGTCACTCCAGATCCAGGAGTGGATCGGACAGCTTTGATTGGTCGTGCCCTCCGCTGCCAGGTCAAGTTCCTGTCGAGCCAACGGGGACTTCTAATGCCCGAAATGTTCAGGGTGCCATGGAGGCTTCTCCCCTGAACAAGACCTCAACAG GTCAGGCTGACAGGACGCTGCAGAGCGGCAGCACACAGAGCTCAGATGATGATGAACATCCATTctcctcatcttcatcttcatctaaaTGCTCTTGCATTG GCCATTTCGGATCCAGAAGAACTGCTTCCACAGATTCTTCGCTGGGCATCATGTCATCCTTGTCCCTGAGCAGCAGAGGCTCATTCAACGTCATTTGGAGGTGGAGTGGCGATGGATTGGACAgccgaagcgaacagggcaGGTCTGACAGCTTTGATTGGTCGTGCCCTCCGCTGCCAGGTCAAGTTCCTGTCGAGCCAACGGGGACTTCTAATGGCCGAAATGTTCAGGGTGCCATGGAGGCTTCTCCCCTGAACAAGACCTCAACAG GTCAGGCTGACAGGACGCTGCAGAGCGGCAGCACACAGAGCTCAGATGATGATGAACATCCATTctcctcatcttcatcttcatctaaaTGCTCCTGCATTG GCCATTTCGGATCCAGAAGAACTGCTTCCACAGATTCTTCGCTGGGCATCATGTCATCCTTGTCCCTGAGCAGCAGAGGCTCATTCAACGTCATTTGGAGGTGGAGTGGCGATGGATTGGACAgccgaagcgaacagggcaGGTCTGACAGCTTTGATTGGTCGTGCCCTCCGCTGCCAGGTCAAGTTCCTGTCGAGCCAACGGGGACTTCTAATGCCCGAAATGTTCAGGGTGCCATGGAGGCTTCTCCCCTGAACAAGACCTCAACAG AAAATCCTCCAGGATGTGGGAAATGGAAAAGAATTCGTTCTTTCTTCACGAGGGTTTGGAAGGCTATGAAGAGTCCTGTCTGCTGCTGTCTCAGTAGTGCTGTGGATGTTGTGGAGCCTTTTTCCCCTGATCCTGAGCCATCATCATCTGCGTCAGATCACTCCGCCGTCAAGCCAAATGATG aGTCTTTTGAGTCTCTCTATAATGTGGGAGAGATGCTTGGATCCGGAGGATTTGGCAGCGTGTACAAGGGAACACGCAAATCTGATGGCAAAAAG GTTGCCATCAAGCAGTTAAGCAAGATTGAAAACAATCGTTATCTTTATATT CCTGGGCATCCCAAACCTCTGGTTACAGAAGTGgcgctgctgctgatgatgaggCGAAAACCCATAAGCCCGCTCATCATACAGCTATACGAGTGGTTTGAACATCCTGGAAAATTCACTCTTGTTATGGAGTTCCCCGAGCCTTGCATGAGCTTGCGGGACTACATCGTTCGTAAACCCGTCCTGTATGAACCCACAGCACGGTTCATCATGCGACAGGCTCTGCTGGCAGTACAGGTCTGCATCGAGCATGGTGTTTTTCATAATGACATTCATGCGCAGAATTTCCTCGTAAATGAAAGGACATTGGAGCTCAAGCTGATCGACTTTGGCTGCGGTCAGCTATTTAGTAATGATGGCTACGAGAGCAAAACATACATTG GACTGCCGTATTACTATCCACCTGAAGTCTTAACAGAACCTCGTTTCCACGCCATACCAGCAAATGTCTGGGCTCTAGGAGTGCTGTTGTACACTATGGTGCACGTATCTCATCCTTTTGCCAATTCGAAAGATATCAGACGAGCCAAAATTCCATTTATGTACTACAACTTATCCAAAA GAAACAACATACTTGCTGTCCTTGGTGGAGGGCTTGAGCTCGAGACTTGA